The region GGAATGTTGGCAAAAGAAGTGGCTGGTATAAGTTAATTGATTAGTCGCTAATGTCTTAAGTATTTTGGAGAAAGGAAAATGAAACATAAATCATTAAAAATATCACTTGCTGCATTAGGGATGTTTGCTACTACTTTAACAACAGCAAATATTCATTCTAACCAAGTCAATGCAGCTTACTACCGAGGAGCCAAAGTAACTACTCCGAAATCAATCAGAGGAACATGGTATAACTACAATTTTAATAAGCTAAACAAAATGACAATAACTGCTCATACTGTAACCTTACCTAAATTAGATACTAACTCTCCTCATGGTACATTTACTTTGTATAAACAAGATAAGAAAATTTATCGTAAAGCTAGTGGTAATTTGAAGTATATGGAAAGAGCTAATAAATATGCCTATAAACATCATTGGATGAATAGTTGGACTTATAACAACCAAGGATTCAAGTGGATAGGCATTGATCCTTATTGGCTCGATGCAGGTGATAATGATTACGGTGGTGGTTTAAGAGCTACTACCATAAATAAAAATGGTCACACAGTTAAACAATTGATTCTTAAAAATCCTAACTCTGTTAAATATTTTTATAAGTCCCCTACTCTAACAAAGAAAATTAAATAAAAAAGCCCCGCATGTGCGGAGCTGGAAAGGAATGATTTATTAATGGATTTTAATGACTGGAAAGACTTTTTACCTACTTCTCTAGTAGAAAACTTGGTAGGTCCTTCAAGTGATGCAATTGGTAAGACTTTAGGTGGAATACTTTATTGGACATTTCAACTTCCAATAAAATATGGAATTGTTAAAAAAGCTGAATTTGATCAACTTGCCCAAGAGACTTCTAAAAAATTAAAAAAGATCCCAGAAGAAAATAAAAGCGCAGATAAATTAGGCCTGGTATTAAAAGCATTAGAAGAATCAAAATATCAACTAAATGAAGAAGAATTGCGAAAAATGTTTGCTCAATTAATTGCATCTACCTTAGACAATCGTAAAAACACAGTAATTTCACCACGTTTTGCTACTATATTATCCCAATTAAGTGGAAAAGATGCTGAGTTCTTTAAATTATTAGTTGAAGAGAATCATGGTGATCTTTTATACGGTTACTTAATAGGGCGTAAAGAAGAATATGGAGCTTATCAAACCATCACGGATAAAATGTATGAACAAAATAGAACGTCTATAAGATCTCTTCCTATTTCTTCCGTAAACGTTTTAGAATCATTAGGGTTAGTCAAAGTTTTTGAGACATCATATCCATCAAATAATATTGCAGATGCAACCTATCAGCATATTGAAAAATCTTTACATAGTTTAAATTCAAAATTTCATAACCCATTTCAAGATTGTTCTAATGATATTATTGAGTTTAAACACTGTCATGTTGAACTCACTTCTTTTGGCGCTAATTTTAGTCGTTGTGTTCTTTAAAAAGCAATTTAAGAGCTATCACTTGTTGATAAGACAATATTAATTGTGTGCGATCCTTATCTTTAAAAATCACATCTCCTAATGGAGTCAAATAATAATTATATCCTAAAGCTTTATCTTTTTTCATATTTTAACCTTCTCTTTTATTTATTACTTTTATTGTACAATAATTCTATTTTATAAGTCCCATGTTTTGAAGACTTTAAAAGCCAAACAAAATTTTCTCTACTGCACTACCAACAGAGGAATCGATAAATATTAAGTCTGCATAAGCAGGCTTTAATTTATCCATTAAAAAGAACAAGTGTTTAGGAAGGATGGTCATATGCCACGAAAAAAGGATTCAGCAGTATCAGCTAAAAGATGGTAAAACATATTATCGCTTAAAAACTTATATTGGAATTAATCCTGAAACCAAAAGACCTGTAAAAGTTACTAGAAGCAAATTAAAAACCAGAAAAGAGGCAGAACAACTAAGAATTAAGCTAAAAGCACAGGGAGCTACTAAAATTGGTCGGAAACAATATTTGAATAAACAGCAAATAACTGTTACAGATGTGTGGAATTCATGGCTAAAAGTTTATAAACTTGATGCAAGAGGATCAACTATAGTACATAAAAAAATGATCTGGAATAATCCTACTAAACCTAGATTTGGAGAGGTTTATATTTCACATATATCATCTGAACATGTACAAAATTTTGTTGATGATATGGCCAATAATTATCTTGAATATCGAAGTTACATTAATTTACTAAAATCTCTTATAAAACACGCCATTATAAAAGGTTGGACTGATTATGATCCTTTTAATCGAGTTGTGATTCCTAAAAAATCCGCCAAAAAGCATACTCGAAACCCTAAAGACAATTATCTTGAACTTGATGAACTTCAAAGATTTTTAACTGCAGCTAAAAAATTACATTTTGAATGGTATGTTTATTTCTTTATAACTGCTTCTTTAGGAGTTCGTCGTGGTGAAAGTTTAGCACTTAAATGGTCAGATATTAACTGGAATGATAAGCTTATTTATATTCGGCGGACCGTTACTACCGATGAACAAGGTCAGAAGGCACTAGGACCAACAAAAACAAGTGATAAATATAGAAAAAATAATGGCTTGCCTATTAGTGATCATTTGTTAAAAGTATTAAAAGAATTTAAAGCTTATCGTACAAAATGGTATGATAAAAGTGAATTTTTATTTCATACGCCTGATAATGATTTTTATACAACACAAGCTCCTAGCTTTTGGTTAGCACAACTTTATAAGCATGATCCTACTCTTAAGCACATTACTATGCATGGATTACGCCATACTCTAGCCACTTTGATGTTTGAAACTAATAATAATCTAAATCCTGAAGATGTCGCCTATCAACTAGGACACAAACATGTTTCAACTACTTTAGATATTTACACTTCAATTACCAAAAAGAAAAAAGCTGAATTAACAAAGACACGAAATAAATTAGGCTTATAAAAACGAAAAAAGAGCCCTTTTACGTAGATTTTACGTAAAAAAGCTCTAAAATCGGCTATCGTTATTGATATAAAGCCAAAGTCTAAGTATTACTTCAAGCTATTAAGCATTTTAAAAGCAGTTGTAGTATCGTGTGCCTTCAATTGGTATGTGCTATTGCCTTTTTGCCATGCAATAACAGTATTGAGTGAACCTAAACTGTCACCCATAGTTACATGCACGCTACCATGGCTAGAAGTTGATGGAACACCATATTCATTTACTAACTTCAAGACAGATTTACCGCGATCAGTAGGATTTTCTTTTAATTGGGTACTTGCTTGGATTACATATGACCAGTCGCCCTTGTTCCATTGAAGGTAACTTTGTCCAGCAGCCCCTTGAGTAGTAGCAGTGGTATCAGCATCTAACTTAGTAGTTGGTAAGCCTTTTTGAGCTGGCATGTAGTTAATAATACCATCTGGATCTTCTGAATTTTTAGTTTCAGTTAAAACCGCAAATGGCTTTTCATTCTTCACACTTGCCGCATTAAATTCAGCAGGAGAATTGCCTACACTATAATATACAGTATTAGTATTTCCGTTCTTAGTGTAGCGAACATTCAAATTATCACTACCTGTGCCTAAACCATCACGAGTTGGTAAGAGCATCCCTGGAAGAGCTTTACGTAACTTAGCTGTCATCTTTTCCATTCGGTCACGTTCAGGAGCTTGACTTGATGGCTTCTTATCTTCAGATGATGACTTGTTTTCACTTGAATTAGAAGTGGACTTATTTTCAGATGAAGTTTTATTTTCGCTTGATTGAGTATTAGAACTATTCTCTGTTGAGCTATTTTGTTTCTTTTCTACTTGTGAAGTAGCTGGCTTATCCGATGATTTAGAACTAGATTGATTATTTTCATTCGAACAAGCTGCTAAAGATATAGCTACTAAAGCTGCCGCAGCAGTAATGCCAAGTTTATTCTTCATATTTTATATCTCCTCTTATTAATAAAAACTTTCTTTCATTGGTATTGTATCAGAAAAATGCCATCATAACTCTTAAATTATTCTTACGGATTATCTTTTTCCTTACAATTTCTTGAATGTCGATTTACAAAAAGCGACTCGTATTCTTACAGTGAACACAAGTCGCTCAAACTAATATTTAGTTTTC is a window of Lactobacillus intestinalis DNA encoding:
- a CDS encoding site-specific integrase → MVICHEKRIQQYQLKDGKTYYRLKTYIGINPETKRPVKVTRSKLKTRKEAEQLRIKLKAQGATKIGRKQYLNKQQITVTDVWNSWLKVYKLDARGSTIVHKKMIWNNPTKPRFGEVYISHISSEHVQNFVDDMANNYLEYRSYINLLKSLIKHAIIKGWTDYDPFNRVVIPKKSAKKHTRNPKDNYLELDELQRFLTAAKKLHFEWYVYFFITASLGVRRGESLALKWSDINWNDKLIYIRRTVTTDEQGQKALGPTKTSDKYRKNNGLPISDHLLKVLKEFKAYRTKWYDKSEFLFHTPDNDFYTTQAPSFWLAQLYKHDPTLKHITMHGLRHTLATLMFETNNNLNPEDVAYQLGHKHVSTTLDIYTSITKKKKAELTKTRNKLGL
- a CDS encoding DUF4393 domain-containing protein, translated to MDFNDWKDFLPTSLVENLVGPSSDAIGKTLGGILYWTFQLPIKYGIVKKAEFDQLAQETSKKLKKIPEENKSADKLGLVLKALEESKYQLNEEELRKMFAQLIASTLDNRKNTVISPRFATILSQLSGKDAEFFKLLVEENHGDLLYGYLIGRKEEYGAYQTITDKMYEQNRTSIRSLPISSVNVLESLGLVKVFETSYPSNNIADATYQHIEKSLHSLNSKFHNPFQDCSNDIIEFKHCHVELTSFGANFSRCVL